A region of Brevundimonas sp. NIBR10 DNA encodes the following proteins:
- a CDS encoding MaoC family dehydratase has product MTGPHPSGGYILEELSVGMVAEKPVIITEERIQRFAEASDDFNPVHMDEAYASKTAYRGRIAHGLLSASFGSAVVGTILPGAGAIYLSQTLAFHKPVRIGDVVIAKITVASVDEVSARVVLTCEGHVNGELIMDGEATVRVPRRRRPAKG; this is encoded by the coding sequence ATGACCGGACCCCACCCCTCAGGCGGCTATATCCTCGAAGAGCTCTCGGTCGGCATGGTCGCCGAGAAGCCCGTCATCATCACCGAGGAGCGGATTCAACGTTTTGCCGAGGCGTCCGACGACTTCAATCCCGTGCATATGGACGAGGCCTATGCCTCAAAGACCGCCTATCGCGGCCGGATCGCCCACGGCCTGCTGTCGGCGTCGTTCGGCTCGGCGGTGGTCGGGACCATCCTGCCGGGCGCCGGCGCGATCTATCTCAGCCAGACCCTGGCCTTCCACAAGCCGGTGCGGATCGGCGATGTCGTCATTGCGAAGATCACCGTCGCCTCGGTCGATGAGGTGTCTGCCCGGGTCGTCCTGACCTGCGAGGGCCATGTGAACGGCGAGCTGATCATGGACGGCGAAGCCACCGTGCGTGTGCCGCGTCGGCGCCGTCCCGCCAAGGGCTGA
- a CDS encoding DUF885 domain-containing protein → MIDRRRLLVSAAGLGMVAALPAAAQTPPVMSEADARLDAMMTRWFEENLQNSPEQATNLGLDRGDKANLSSKLRKSGLADAEADRTRARARWAEIQTVSEDGLSDQARVTRAIFRFTAEGAAMAADIPYGGGIGPYVVTQRSGAYFSVPDFLANQHRIETEADAAAFISRLEAFAGVLDGESERIAADGRAGVMLPSFLMDKTLTQLKTLRDTPPNEMAMIQALIRKTDAASMISDWGAQAADVVETLVKPALARQIAVFEAQRPNATEDAGAWKLPEGGRTYGLALRAYTTTDYSAEQIHQIGLEQVAEIQAQIDTILKAQGMAEGSVGARIRALNEDPQYLWPNTDQGKADLLVSLNEQMAALAPMLPRVFNTLPKAQVEIRRVPPSIEIGAPGGYYQGASLDGSRPGAYYINLSDTANWPKWGLPTLTYHEASPGHHLQITIAREAGTLPVYRRIAGNSAYNEGWALYAERVAADDLDVYADNPLGRVGYLQSYLFRAVRLVVDTGLHHKRWTRDQAIQYMIEECGEPAGSAEKEIDRYCVSIGQACSYKLGQTVIERLRQEAERRPGFDLKAWHDRVLLNGSVPLAVLEAQLS, encoded by the coding sequence ATGATCGATCGCCGCCGCCTGCTCGTCTCCGCCGCCGGTCTCGGCATGGTCGCGGCCTTGCCCGCCGCGGCCCAGACGCCGCCCGTCATGTCCGAGGCCGATGCCCGGCTGGACGCCATGATGACCCGCTGGTTCGAGGAAAATCTGCAGAACAGTCCCGAACAGGCGACCAACCTGGGCCTCGACCGGGGCGACAAGGCCAACCTGTCCAGCAAGCTGCGCAAGTCCGGCCTCGCCGACGCCGAAGCGGATCGTACCCGCGCCCGTGCCCGCTGGGCCGAGATTCAGACGGTGTCCGAGGACGGCCTGTCGGACCAGGCCAGGGTGACCCGGGCCATCTTCCGCTTCACCGCCGAGGGGGCGGCGATGGCCGCGGACATTCCCTATGGCGGCGGGATCGGACCCTATGTGGTGACCCAGCGGTCCGGGGCCTATTTCTCGGTTCCCGACTTCCTGGCCAACCAGCACCGGATCGAGACCGAGGCCGATGCCGCCGCGTTCATATCGCGGCTGGAAGCCTTCGCCGGCGTGCTGGATGGCGAGAGCGAGCGCATCGCCGCCGATGGCCGGGCGGGGGTCATGCTGCCGTCCTTCCTGATGGACAAGACACTCACGCAACTGAAGACGCTTCGGGATACGCCTCCCAACGAGATGGCCATGATCCAGGCCCTGATCCGCAAGACGGACGCGGCGTCGATGATAAGCGACTGGGGAGCCCAGGCCGCCGATGTCGTGGAGACCTTGGTCAAGCCCGCCCTGGCCCGCCAGATCGCCGTGTTCGAGGCCCAGCGCCCGAACGCCACCGAGGACGCCGGGGCCTGGAAGCTGCCCGAAGGCGGCAGGACCTACGGCCTGGCGCTCCGCGCCTACACCACCACCGACTATAGCGCCGAACAGATTCACCAGATCGGTCTGGAGCAGGTCGCCGAAATCCAGGCGCAGATCGACACCATCCTGAAGGCCCAGGGCATGGCCGAAGGTTCAGTCGGGGCTCGCATTCGGGCCCTGAATGAAGACCCGCAATACCTCTGGCCCAATACGGACCAGGGCAAGGCCGATCTGCTGGTGTCGCTGAACGAACAGATGGCGGCCCTGGCGCCGATGCTGCCCCGCGTGTTCAACACCCTGCCCAAGGCCCAGGTAGAGATTCGCCGCGTGCCGCCCTCGATCGAGATCGGCGCGCCGGGTGGCTATTACCAGGGGGCGTCGCTGGATGGGTCGCGGCCGGGGGCCTATTACATCAACCTGTCGGACACGGCGAACTGGCCCAAATGGGGTCTTCCGACCCTGACCTATCATGAGGCCTCGCCGGGCCATCACCTGCAGATCACCATAGCGCGGGAGGCCGGCACCCTGCCGGTCTACCGCCGCATCGCGGGCAACTCGGCCTATAACGAAGGTTGGGCCCTGTATGCCGAACGCGTCGCTGCCGACGACCTCGACGTCTATGCCGACAACCCGCTGGGCCGGGTCGGATATCTGCAATCCTACCTGTTCCGCGCAGTGCGGCTGGTCGTCGATACCGGCCTGCACCACAAGCGTTGGACCCGGGATCAGGCCATCCAGTACATGATCGAGGAATGCGGCGAGCCGGCGGGGTCGGCCGAGAAGGAGATCGACCGCTACTGCGTCTCGATCGGCCAAGCCTGTTCCTACAAGCTGGGACAGACGGTCATCGAACGCCTGCGGCAGGAGGCCGAACGCCGGCCAGGATTCGACCTGAAGGCCTGGCACGATCGGGTCCTGCTGAACGGTTCGGTGCCCCTGGCGGTTCTGGAAGCCCAGCTCAGCTGA
- a CDS encoding LysR substrate-binding domain-containing protein, which yields MPDPLAGFPLASIRVFEAAARLKSFTRAADELGMTQAAVSWQIKALETRLGLSLFRRLPREVQPTEPGERLSRAATEAMLVLRRALTDLTDADEGVLSITTLATLASQWLAARLGGFQIANPGLAVRVDTSSNLIDLSRENTDIAIRSGTGQWPGLEAALLMPSVFTPLCTPDLCESLKLETPADLIAAPRIGEEKEWGAWFAVAGVEGVAHPAVRLQADFQALEVAAALGGQGVALASPILYAREIAAGMLIRPFPQIVELSPGYWVCWPADRRRSPKIVRFREWLLAAAAADPAIREALTALGR from the coding sequence ATGCCAGATCCTCTCGCCGGCTTTCCCTTGGCCTCGATCCGCGTCTTCGAGGCGGCGGCCCGCCTGAAGAGTTTCACGCGGGCCGCCGACGAACTGGGCATGACCCAGGCCGCCGTAAGTTGGCAGATCAAGGCGCTGGAGACCCGGCTGGGCCTCAGCCTGTTCCGTCGCCTGCCACGCGAGGTTCAGCCGACCGAGCCCGGGGAGAGACTATCGCGCGCCGCCACCGAGGCCATGCTGGTGCTTCGCCGGGCTCTGACCGATCTGACCGACGCCGATGAAGGTGTGCTGTCCATCACGACCCTGGCGACCCTGGCCAGCCAGTGGCTGGCGGCGAGGCTGGGCGGGTTCCAGATCGCCAATCCCGGTTTGGCGGTGCGGGTCGACACCTCGTCCAACCTGATCGACCTGAGCCGCGAGAACACCGACATCGCCATCCGCTCAGGCACGGGCCAGTGGCCGGGGCTGGAGGCGGCACTGCTGATGCCCAGCGTCTTCACGCCGCTGTGTACGCCGGACCTGTGCGAAAGCCTGAAGCTTGAGACCCCCGCCGACCTGATCGCCGCGCCCCGCATCGGCGAGGAAAAGGAGTGGGGTGCCTGGTTCGCCGTCGCCGGGGTCGAGGGTGTGGCCCATCCGGCCGTGCGGCTTCAGGCCGACTTCCAGGCACTGGAGGTGGCGGCGGCCCTGGGTGGCCAGGGCGTCGCCCTGGCCTCGCCCATTCTCTATGCGCGGGAGATCGCGGCCGGGATGCTGATCCGGCCGTTTCCCCAGATCGTCGAGCTGAGCCCCGGCTACTGGGTCTGCTGGCCGGCCGATCGACGGCGCTCGCCCAAGATCGTGCGCTTCCGCGAATGGCTGCTGGCCGCCGCCGCCGCCGACCCGGCGATCCGGGAGGCGCTGACCGCCCTGGGTCGCTGA
- a CDS encoding ATP-binding protein, translated as MAIGFSVAIGALAWPAFRSGPTTTPHAVLLLTVAAVALIGLLAFGRGERKTTGAAPAGDVAVEMLDAMAEPAALVRANGQVLVYNAAWGAQNGALDALPKGKSAQALYMAFAQARQGEQGRAIVLVGTREIEVMIGQAGTDASGGGRFLVREAPQAALETPAAALPKAYVAASGEGRAMAAGAPFGSAVIDGDDIFAGRAEDPNPALAVLTGPNAARDAAFGHLFEPNGVSEARTRMAAGSTGPIELVARAHPDRMLHLYVAPEGDKRRVWLFDVSAQKSMELQLSQAQKMQAVGQLAGGVAHDFNNLLTAIQLQLSGLLERHPVGDPSYDGLNEIRQTAIRAADLVRKLLAFSRKSTVRRERLDLGELVSEFTVLLRRLLREDVRLETDYGRDLPVVLADKSQLETAVMNLAVNARDAMRGVVEPGAGVVTILTRRLTGAEARTMGWLDATTDEVALIEVSDTGPGVPPELLDKIFEPFFTTKAVNEGTGMGLATVYGIVQQAGGHIGVTNLPGAGAAFRIFLPAATAEELVEAAPVVVKVKAAPRDLSGAGRILFVEDEAAVRGIAARLLRQRGYEVIEAADGEEALALAEEWAGQIDMMISDVIMPGLDGPSLLKKARQYLGDAPVMFISGYAESDFSDLLQDEKGVSFLPKPLDIKSLAERVKQELHAG; from the coding sequence ATGGCGATCGGCTTTTCGGTCGCGATCGGGGCCCTGGCCTGGCCGGCGTTCCGCTCGGGCCCGACGACCACGCCGCATGCGGTGCTCCTGCTGACGGTCGCCGCCGTGGCCCTGATCGGGCTGCTGGCCTTCGGGCGCGGCGAACGCAAGACGACGGGCGCAGCTCCGGCCGGGGACGTCGCGGTCGAGATGCTGGACGCCATGGCCGAGCCGGCCGCCCTTGTTCGCGCCAATGGACAGGTGCTGGTCTACAACGCCGCCTGGGGTGCGCAGAACGGTGCCCTGGATGCCCTGCCCAAGGGCAAGTCGGCTCAGGCGCTCTACATGGCCTTCGCCCAGGCCCGGCAAGGCGAACAGGGACGCGCCATCGTCCTGGTCGGCACGCGCGAGATCGAGGTGATGATCGGTCAGGCCGGAACCGATGCGAGCGGAGGCGGTCGCTTCCTGGTGCGCGAGGCCCCGCAGGCCGCGCTGGAGACCCCGGCCGCCGCCCTCCCGAAAGCCTACGTCGCAGCCTCTGGCGAAGGCAGAGCGATGGCGGCCGGTGCGCCGTTCGGCTCGGCGGTCATCGACGGCGACGACATCTTCGCCGGTCGCGCCGAGGACCCCAATCCCGCGCTCGCGGTCCTGACCGGTCCGAATGCCGCCCGAGACGCCGCCTTCGGTCATCTGTTCGAGCCCAACGGAGTGAGCGAAGCCCGCACCCGTATGGCGGCGGGATCGACCGGCCCGATCGAACTGGTCGCCCGGGCCCATCCCGACCGGATGCTGCACCTGTATGTCGCGCCGGAAGGCGACAAGCGTCGCGTCTGGCTGTTCGACGTCTCGGCCCAGAAGTCGATGGAGCTTCAGCTGTCGCAGGCCCAGAAGATGCAGGCCGTGGGCCAGCTGGCCGGGGGCGTGGCGCACGACTTCAACAACCTGCTGACCGCGATCCAGCTTCAGCTCTCGGGTCTGCTGGAGCGCCACCCGGTCGGCGATCCCTCCTATGACGGCCTGAACGAAATCCGCCAGACAGCCATTCGAGCAGCCGACCTTGTGCGGAAACTGCTGGCCTTCTCGCGCAAGTCGACCGTGCGGCGCGAGCGGCTGGACCTGGGCGAACTGGTCAGCGAATTCACCGTCCTGCTGCGCCGTCTGCTGCGCGAGGATGTGCGCCTCGAGACGGACTATGGACGCGATCTGCCGGTCGTCCTGGCCGACAAGTCCCAGTTGGAGACGGCTGTGATGAACCTGGCCGTCAACGCCCGCGACGCCATGCGCGGCGTGGTCGAGCCGGGGGCGGGAGTGGTCACCATCCTGACCCGCCGCCTGACCGGGGCCGAGGCCCGGACCATGGGCTGGCTCGATGCCACGACCGATGAAGTGGCGCTGATCGAGGTGTCCGACACCGGCCCCGGCGTGCCGCCCGAACTGCTGGACAAGATCTTCGAGCCCTTTTTCACGACCAAGGCCGTCAACGAGGGCACAGGCATGGGCCTGGCCACCGTCTACGGCATCGTCCAGCAGGCGGGCGGCCACATCGGGGTGACCAACCTGCCGGGCGCGGGTGCTGCGTTCCGCATCTTCCTGCCCGCCGCGACGGCCGAGGAACTGGTCGAGGCCGCGCCCGTGGTGGTCAAGGTCAAGGCCGCGCCGCGCGACCTGTCGGGGGCTGGTCGCATCCTGTTCGTCGAGGACGAGGCCGCCGTTCGGGGCATCGCCGCCCGCCTGCTGCGCCAGCGCGGCTATGAGGTCATCGAGGCCGCCGACGGCGAGGAGGCCCTGGCCCTGGCCGAGGAATGGGCCGGCCAGATCGACATGATGATCTCCGACGTCATCATGCCCGGCCTCGACGGGCCGTCCCTGCTGAAGAAGGCGCGCCAGTATCTGGGGGACGCACCGGTGATGTTCATCTCGGGCTATGCCGAGAGCGACTTCTCGGACCTGTTGCAGGACGAAAAGGGCGTGTCCTTCCTGCCCAAGCCGCTGGACATCAAATCACTGGCCGAACGGGTAAAGCAGGAACTGCACGCCGGGTAA
- a CDS encoding DUF885 family protein: protein MIDRRRLLVAASALAALSEPARALAGTVRQTASPGAGTADAALTAAMDGIVRDMIMTSPQTLTMLGLDKGPAAPMKAKLDDQSQAKIDADKVKMRASMAELSAIDRNALTTQSKVYFDSVKFFGETVASGSDFPYGGGQYPSPYTISQLGGAYQSVPDFLDSQHSIETAQDAEAYLSRLSDLGKVYDQETERMRADFGAGAVPPDFVIDRTTGQMDRTLDADAAGLTLVTSVARRAEAKGLAGDWSARALAIVSREVLPALRRQRDALAGQRPTAVHDAGVWRLPQGEAYYDFGLRFYTTTGMTGQEIHQMGLEQVAELSARADVLLKAQGLTQGTVGARIASIASQVPGQLYPNTDEAKAVLLTDLNAQMERVMARMPEYFGRLPKSGCDIRRVPKDIEAGAPGGYYQSPSLDGSRPGAYYINLRDTAEWPKYTLPTLTYHEAVPGHHFQIALQQENASAPMLMKILGFSAYSEGWGLYSEQLADEIGMYEGDPWGQIGSIQSLMFRATRLVVDSGLHYKRWSREEGIRYMVDTLGDQESSIATEVERYAVWPGQASSYKVGHSTWVRLREAAKAKLGPRFDIKGFHDVGLAAGGVPLTVLEEVIDGWVASRQA from the coding sequence ATGATCGATCGCCGCCGCCTCCTCGTCGCCGCCAGCGCCCTGGCGGCGCTGTCGGAACCCGCCCGCGCCCTCGCCGGGACGGTGCGCCAGACCGCTTCGCCTGGTGCCGGCACCGCCGATGCGGCCCTGACGGCGGCGATGGACGGGATCGTGCGCGACATGATCATGACCTCGCCCCAGACCCTGACCATGCTGGGGCTCGACAAGGGACCGGCGGCACCGATGAAGGCCAAGCTGGATGACCAGTCCCAGGCCAAGATCGACGCCGACAAGGTCAAGATGCGGGCCAGCATGGCCGAGCTTTCGGCCATCGACCGCAACGCCCTGACGACCCAGTCCAAGGTCTATTTCGACTCGGTCAAATTCTTTGGTGAGACGGTGGCGTCGGGCTCCGACTTTCCATACGGCGGCGGCCAGTACCCGTCGCCCTATACGATCAGCCAACTCGGCGGTGCCTATCAGTCGGTACCTGACTTCCTGGACAGCCAGCACTCGATCGAGACGGCCCAGGACGCCGAGGCCTATCTGTCGCGCCTGTCTGACCTGGGCAAGGTCTATGACCAGGAGACGGAGCGGATGCGGGCCGATTTCGGCGCCGGTGCCGTCCCGCCGGACTTCGTCATCGACCGGACGACCGGCCAGATGGACCGGACGCTGGACGCCGATGCTGCGGGTCTGACGCTCGTAACGTCCGTGGCGCGGCGGGCCGAGGCCAAGGGGCTGGCGGGCGACTGGTCAGCCCGGGCGCTCGCCATTGTGTCACGCGAGGTCCTGCCGGCCCTCCGCCGCCAGCGCGACGCGCTCGCCGGCCAGCGTCCGACGGCGGTGCATGACGCCGGCGTCTGGCGTCTGCCGCAGGGCGAGGCCTACTACGACTTCGGCCTGCGCTTCTACACGACCACCGGCATGACCGGGCAGGAGATCCATCAGATGGGTCTCGAACAGGTCGCCGAGCTGTCCGCCCGCGCCGACGTCCTGCTCAAGGCCCAGGGCCTGACCCAGGGCACGGTCGGGGCCCGGATCGCCTCGATCGCCAGTCAGGTGCCCGGCCAGCTGTATCCCAACACCGACGAGGCCAAGGCGGTCCTGCTCACCGATCTGAACGCCCAGATGGAGCGGGTCATGGCGCGGATGCCCGAGTATTTCGGCCGCCTGCCCAAGTCCGGCTGCGACATCCGCCGCGTGCCCAAGGACATCGAGGCCGGCGCGCCCGGCGGCTACTACCAGTCGCCGTCGCTGGATGGATCGCGGCCCGGGGCCTACTATATCAACCTGCGCGACACGGCCGAATGGCCCAAGTACACCCTGCCGACCCTGACCTATCACGAGGCGGTGCCCGGCCACCATTTCCAGATCGCCCTGCAACAGGAGAACGCGTCGGCACCCATGCTGATGAAGATCCTGGGCTTCTCGGCCTATTCGGAAGGCTGGGGCCTGTACTCCGAACAGCTGGCCGACGAGATCGGGATGTACGAGGGCGATCCCTGGGGCCAGATCGGGTCCATCCAGTCGCTGATGTTCCGGGCGACGCGGCTCGTGGTCGATTCCGGCCTGCACTACAAGCGCTGGAGCCGCGAGGAGGGCATCCGCTACATGGTCGACACCCTGGGCGACCAGGAAAGCTCCATCGCGACCGAGGTCGAACGGTACGCCGTCTGGCCCGGTCAGGCGTCCAGCTACAAGGTCGGCCATTCGACCTGGGTGCGTCTTCGCGAGGCGGCCAAGGCCAAGTTGGGCCCGCGCTTCGACATCAAGGGCTTCCATGACGTGGGTCTGGCCGCCGGTGGCGTGCCCCTGACCGTGCTTGAAGAGGTTATCGACGGCTGGGTCGCGTCGCGTCAGGCCTGA
- a CDS encoding bifunctional riboflavin kinase/FAD synthetase yields MAIKVIRGWRDLPAELKGAAAAIGALDGVHRGHRAVIAAASEAAARLGAPLAAVSFDPHPRRWFQPDAAPFRLMNANQMARALEPLGVERLHLLAFDAEMGAMSDADFARDVLGTGLGIRHAAVGFDFTFGKGRSGSPQSLKAYGHDLGFTVSVTSRVDDANGLKLSSSAVREALQAGDMARAAAILGRPFAIEGEVVHGDKRGRTIGVPTANVRLGDYMRPAYGVYATRTRLPDGRVVDGVANLGVRPMFEIDEPLLEVWLFDFSGDLYGQTVETDLVARLRGEMDFDGLDALKVQIEADAKAARIALALSPPPPR; encoded by the coding sequence ATGGCCATCAAGGTCATTCGGGGCTGGCGCGACCTGCCGGCCGAACTGAAGGGCGCTGCCGCTGCGATCGGGGCGCTGGACGGCGTACACCGGGGCCATCGCGCGGTGATCGCCGCAGCGAGCGAGGCTGCTGCAAGGCTGGGTGCCCCCTTGGCGGCGGTCAGTTTCGATCCTCATCCCCGCCGCTGGTTCCAGCCCGACGCGGCCCCGTTTCGCCTGATGAACGCGAACCAGATGGCCCGGGCGCTGGAGCCCCTGGGCGTGGAGCGCCTCCATCTGCTGGCGTTCGACGCAGAGATGGGGGCGATGAGCGATGCAGACTTCGCCCGGGACGTGCTCGGAACGGGATTGGGCATCCGTCACGCCGCCGTCGGCTTCGACTTCACCTTCGGCAAGGGTCGGTCGGGATCGCCCCAGTCCCTGAAGGCTTATGGACACGACCTGGGTTTCACCGTGTCGGTCACGTCCCGGGTCGATGACGCCAACGGCCTGAAACTGTCGTCCAGCGCAGTGCGTGAGGCCTTGCAGGCCGGCGACATGGCCCGCGCCGCCGCCATCCTGGGCCGCCCCTTCGCCATCGAGGGCGAGGTGGTCCACGGCGACAAGCGCGGCCGCACCATCGGGGTGCCGACCGCCAATGTCCGGCTCGGCGACTATATGCGGCCGGCCTACGGGGTTTATGCCACCCGGACCCGGTTGCCGGACGGCCGCGTCGTCGACGGCGTCGCCAACCTGGGCGTCCGGCCGATGTTCGAGATCGACGAGCCGCTGCTGGAGGTGTGGCTGTTCGACTTCTCTGGCGATCTGTACGGCCAGACCGTCGAGACAGACCTCGTGGCCCGTCTGCGCGGCGAGATGGATTTTGACGGGCTGGACGCGCTGAAGGTCCAGATCGAGGCCGATGCGAAGGCGGCAAGGATCGCCCTGGCGCTCAGCCCCCCGCCGCCTCGATGA
- a CDS encoding NAD(P)/FAD-dependent oxidoreductase: protein MSGDPEVLIIGAGPAGLTAATYLGRFLRRVLVADAGEPRACWIPLSHNMPGFPAGITGAAILSRLREQAGEYGAAIEAGSVEAVKVVDDGFVARLNGRNVHARAVLMATGVVDHHPDLPGVEDAVRRSLVRICPICDAYEATGKAVAVIGASDMGVREAAFMRTYSDRVTLIHVGEPGALTEREALERLGIGLVETPIEQIHLEGDRVTALSWGGRQTAFDMVYSALGTSANAVLARTLGTALCDDGRLLVDDHQMTSIPGFYAAGDVVRGLNQIAVATAEAAVAATAIHNALREADGQTV, encoded by the coding sequence ATGAGCGGCGACCCCGAGGTTCTCATCATCGGCGCGGGTCCGGCCGGGCTGACGGCGGCGACCTATCTCGGTCGGTTCCTGCGGCGGGTACTGGTGGCCGACGCCGGCGAGCCGCGAGCCTGCTGGATTCCGCTCAGCCACAATATGCCGGGCTTCCCGGCGGGCATCACGGGCGCTGCCATCCTGTCACGGCTGCGCGAACAGGCCGGGGAATACGGCGCGGCGATCGAGGCGGGGTCGGTCGAGGCTGTAAAGGTCGTCGACGATGGCTTCGTCGCCCGGCTGAACGGACGCAACGTCCACGCGCGGGCTGTGCTGATGGCGACGGGCGTGGTCGATCACCACCCGGACCTGCCCGGCGTCGAGGACGCCGTTCGCCGGTCGCTGGTGCGCATCTGTCCGATCTGCGACGCCTATGAGGCCACCGGCAAGGCCGTCGCCGTGATCGGTGCCAGCGACATGGGCGTACGCGAGGCCGCCTTCATGCGCACCTATTCCGACCGCGTGACCCTGATCCACGTTGGGGAGCCCGGTGCCCTGACCGAACGCGAGGCACTGGAACGCCTCGGCATCGGCCTTGTCGAGACGCCGATCGAACAGATCCATCTGGAAGGCGACCGGGTGACGGCCCTGAGCTGGGGCGGCCGCCAGACGGCCTTCGACATGGTCTATTCCGCGCTCGGCACCTCGGCGAACGCCGTACTGGCCCGGACGCTGGGTACCGCCCTGTGCGACGACGGACGATTGCTGGTGGACGATCATCAGATGACCAGCATCCCCGGCTTCTATGCCGCCGGGGACGTGGTTCGGGGCCTCAACCAGATCGCGGTCGCCACGGCCGAGGCCGCAGTGGCCGCCACGGCCATCCACAACGCCCTGCGCGAAGCGGACGGCCAGACGGTCTAG
- a CDS encoding TIGR01459 family HAD-type hydrolase — translation MTLPHAISGLSEIAADYDILLCDVWGVIHNGRESWPEACDALARFNRDHGHVILISNAPRPASDVHAQLDALGVPRESWRAFVTSGDATRAELARRAPGPAWVLGPDRDWPLYDGLGLDLAEDAGDAAFLSVTGLLDDTTETPADYRERLKPAAERGLEMICANPDRIVQRGDTIIYCGGALADLYEELGGRVTMAGKPYGPIYALALAEAARLLGRPVDRSRVLCIGDGVITDVMGANQQALDCLFIAQGIHGDAAKGPDGLIDPALAAGLLKAETTYARYAALDLTWQASPK, via the coding sequence ATGACCTTGCCCCACGCCATTTCCGGCCTCTCCGAGATCGCCGCCGACTATGACATCCTGCTGTGTGACGTCTGGGGGGTGATCCACAACGGGCGCGAAAGCTGGCCCGAGGCCTGCGACGCCCTGGCCCGTTTCAACCGAGACCATGGCCACGTCATCCTGATCTCCAATGCGCCGCGTCCGGCCTCGGACGTGCATGCTCAACTCGACGCGCTGGGCGTGCCGCGCGAGAGCTGGCGGGCCTTCGTCACCTCCGGCGACGCGACCCGCGCGGAACTGGCGAGGCGGGCGCCGGGTCCGGCCTGGGTCCTCGGACCCGACCGGGACTGGCCCCTGTACGACGGCCTTGGGCTGGACCTGGCTGAAGACGCGGGCGACGCCGCCTTCCTGTCGGTCACCGGTCTGCTGGACGACACAACCGAGACGCCCGCCGACTATCGCGAACGGCTGAAGCCCGCCGCCGAACGGGGACTGGAGATGATCTGCGCCAACCCCGACCGGATCGTGCAGCGCGGCGACACCATCATCTACTGCGGCGGGGCCCTGGCCGATCTGTACGAGGAACTCGGCGGCCGGGTGACCATGGCGGGCAAGCCCTATGGTCCCATCTACGCCCTGGCTCTGGCCGAGGCGGCGCGGCTTCTGGGTCGTCCTGTCGATCGTTCTCGGGTGCTGTGCATCGGCGACGGGGTCATCACCGACGTGATGGGGGCCAACCAGCAGGCGCTCGACTGCCTGTTCATCGCCCAGGGCATCCACGGCGACGCGGCAAAGGGCCCGGACGGGCTGATCGATCCGGCGCTGGCCGCAGGCCTGCTGAAGGCGGAGACGACCTATGCCCGGTACGCTGCACTCGATCTGACCTGGCAGGCCTCGCCAAAATGA